DNA from Acidobacteriota bacterium:
TTGGCCCCGAAGTAAGCGCGGTCGGGAGCGACGATGTTGAAGAGCTTGAGGACGACCGTCGCCACGCCCCGAAAGTGCCCGGGCCGGGACCCGCCGCAGAGCCGGTCCTGAAGATCCTCGACCTGGACATAGGTCCGGAAGCCAGCCGGGTACATCTCCGCGGCGTCGGGATGGAACAGGGCCTCGACGCCCGCCTGACGCAGGCAGACCGCGTCCTTGTCCAGGTCCCGGGGATACTTCTGGAAGTCCTCTTTCGGGCCGAACTGGGCCGGGTTGACGAAGATGCTGACGACCGTGACGTCGTCCCTCTCCCTCGACGCGCGGACCAGGCTGAGGTGCCCTTCGTGGAGGCAGCCCATGGTCGGGACGAGGCCGATCCGCTTCCCTTCCCGGCGCCACCCGCGGCAGAGGGCCTTCATCTCGGCGACGGTCTTGACGATGGTCATTTCCTGACCCTCCTCTTCGAGGCCGCGGCCGCCGCCTTCGCCAGCTCGTCCGCCACCTCGGGCTTGATATGGTAGGAGGTTTCGTCGTCGGGGAAGCGTCCGGCCCGGACGTCCCCGGCGTAGGCCGCCACGGCCCCGCTGATGACGCCGTGGATGTCGGCGTAGGCGCGGACGAACCTGGGCATGTAGCCGGTCGAGAAGCCCAGCATGTCGTGGATAACGAGGACCTGGCCGTCGCAGGCCGGGCCGGCCCCGATGCCGATCGTGGGGATGCGCACGGCCCGGGTGACCTCGGCGCCGACCTCGATCGGCACCGATTCGACGACGACGGCGAAGGCCCCGGCCCGCTCGAGGTTCCGGGCGTCCTCGACGATGCGCCGAGCCTCCTCGACGGCCGCGCCGCGGACCCGGAAGCGGCCGAGGCGATGGATGGATTGGGGCGTCAGCCCGACGTGGCCCATGACCGGGATCTCGGCCTCGACCATGGCCTCGACGAGCTTCAGCCGCTTCTTCGACGCCCCCTCGATCTTGACCGCCGCTGCGCCGCCCTCCTTGATGAACCGGGAGGCGTTGCGGATGGTCTCGTCGGCGCTCAGGTGGAACG
Protein-coding regions in this window:
- the panB gene encoding 3-methyl-2-oxobutanoate hydroxymethyltransferase → MANSPDERVTIPLLQARKAGGPKIVCLTAYDHPTAKILDETGVDIVLVGDSLGMVVLGYENTVPVTMDEMIHHTRAVTRAVRRALVVGDMPYFSFHLSADETIRNASRFIKEGGAAAVKIEGASKKRLKLVEAMVEAEIPVMGHVGLTPQSIHRLGRFRVRGAAVEEARRIVEDARNLERAGAFAVVVESVPIEVGAEVTRAVRIPTIGIGAGPACDGQVLVIHDMLGFSTGYMPRFVRAYADIHGVISGAVAAYAGDVRAGRFPDDETSYHIKPEVADELAKAAAAASKRRVRK
- the panC gene encoding pantoate--beta-alanine ligase, which translates into the protein MTIVKTVAEMKALCRGWRREGKRIGLVPTMGCLHEGHLSLVRASRERDDVTVVSIFVNPAQFGPKEDFQKYPRDLDKDAVCLRQAGVEALFHPDAAEMYPAGFRTYVQVEDLQDRLCGGSRPGHFRGVATVVLKLFNIVAPDRAYFGAKDAQQLVIVRRLARDLDLDVDVVACPLVREPDGLALSSRNAYLSPAERKAALVLSTALRWAEKAVAAGESDGARLVAGVRSVIEGEPLARIDYVEAVDPETLEPVAELRGEVLLALAVFVGATRLIDNVRLHA